In Nitrospirota bacterium, a genomic segment contains:
- a CDS encoding FKBP-type peptidyl-prolyl cis-trans isomerase, translated as MKLRLGVVALCAMFMASQANAAEKIQLKTEKDKLSYTKGVYMGNSLKRQSVDIDQKVLIRGIQDALSGAETLMTTKEMVAIEENFQRTRAKKQEEENRLIGEKNKKEGAAFLAENAKKAGIKVLPSGLQYKVIAEGTGKKPKATDKVLVNYRGSLVDGTVFDNSDSHPEHPMTMPVSDKSLIAGWTEGIMLMREGAKFQLFIPSNIGFQDKRMGTIGPNSVLIFDVELVSIVKADASGKAQK; from the coding sequence ATGAAGTTGCGATTAGGAGTAGTTGCACTCTGTGCAATGTTTATGGCGAGTCAGGCAAACGCGGCGGAAAAAATTCAGCTCAAAACAGAAAAGGACAAACTGAGTTATACCAAAGGCGTTTATATGGGAAACAGCCTGAAGAGGCAGTCGGTCGATATTGACCAGAAAGTTCTCATCCGGGGTATCCAGGATGCATTGTCAGGAGCGGAGACCCTCATGACTACCAAGGAAATGGTCGCGATCGAGGAGAATTTCCAGAGAACGCGCGCCAAAAAGCAGGAGGAAGAGAATAGGCTTATCGGTGAAAAGAATAAGAAGGAAGGGGCGGCCTTTCTCGCTGAAAATGCAAAAAAAGCAGGAATAAAGGTCCTGCCGAGCGGATTGCAGTACAAAGTGATCGCCGAGGGAACGGGAAAGAAGCCAAAGGCCACGGATAAGGTGCTCGTAAATTACCGGGGCAGCCTTGTTGACGGGACGGTTTTTGACAACTCGGACAGTCACCCAGAGCATCCGATGACCATGCCGGTAAGCGATAAGAGCTTAATTGCCGGCTGGACCGAGGGGATCATGCTCATGAGGGAGGGCGCGAAGTTCCAGCTCTTTATTCCATCGAACATCGGATTTCAGGACAAACGCATGGGAACGATCGGCCCGAATTCGGTATTGATTTTTGATGTTGAGTTGGTCTCCATCGTAAAAGCCGATGCATCCGGGAAAGCTCAAAAGTAG